From Thermonema lapsum, the proteins below share one genomic window:
- the rplO gene encoding 50S ribosomal protein L15, with protein MKLHTLKPAKGATKKRKRIGRGPGSGRGGTSTRGHKGHKSRSGYSQKLGFEGGQMPLQRRVPKFGFKNPFRVEYKPINLDTLQSLAETYKLDSIDIHTLREHGLASKKDLVKILGRGELKTKLNVAAHAFSASAKAAIENLGGTATLIES; from the coding sequence ATGAAATTACACACTCTAAAACCTGCAAAGGGCGCTACCAAAAAAAGAAAGCGCATCGGGCGTGGACCCGGCTCGGGGCGCGGGGGAACCTCTACCCGTGGACACAAAGGACATAAGTCCCGCTCAGGCTATTCTCAAAAACTGGGTTTTGAAGGTGGGCAAATGCCCCTTCAACGCCGTGTGCCCAAGTTTGGCTTTAAAAACCCCTTCCGTGTAGAATACAAGCCCATCAATTTGGACACTCTACAATCTTTGGCTGAAACCTACAAGCTCGACTCCATCGATATCCATACGCTCAGAGAGCATGGCTTGGCTTCTAAGAAAGACTTGGTGAAAATCTTGGGACGTGGCGAGCTGAAAACCAAGCTGAATGTAGCAGCCCATGCTTTCTCTGCTTCGGCAAAAGCCGCTATCGAAAACTTAGGTGGAACAGCTACGCTTATTGAGTCATAA